A single region of the Drosophila takahashii strain IR98-3 E-12201 chromosome 2R, DtakHiC1v2, whole genome shotgun sequence genome encodes:
- the LOC138912377 gene encoding alpha-tocopherol transfer protein-like produces the protein MTMLTAASAMRCLPSEAHCGMLSDIDQPPTLQVGDYLLQFELGEPTAQGKEVAIKELRETPERQKEAAKELARLLEAETDLLYPKGNEEWLIRYLRPCKYYPESARDLIKRYYSFKVKHSDVYNNLRPSNEANIFKHNILTVFPNRDQCGRHILVLELGKLWKHKQVTLDEVFKGAVLFLEAAMLEPETQICGAVVIFDMDGLSLQQTWQFTPPFAKRIVDWLQDSVPLRIKAIHIVNQPKIFQVVFALFKPFLKEKLRSRIIFHGTDRESLHKYMSPKCLPAAYGGFREASRIDSDQWYVLLLKCDGEFDTINSYGYKKK, from the exons ATGACAATGCTGACCGCTGCATCTGCGATGAGGTGCCTGCCCTCTGAGGCA CATTGTGGGATGCTGTCGGATATAGACCAACCGCCCACGCTCCAGGTGGGCGACTACCTGCTCCAGTTCGAGCTGGGCGAGCCCACGGCCCAGGGCAAGGAGGTGGCCATCAAGGAACTCCGGGAAACCCCCGAGCGCCAAAAGGAGGCCGCCAAGGAACTGGCACGTCTCCTAGAGGCGGAAACGGATTTGCTCTATCCCAAGGGAAACGAGGAGTGGCTGATCAGATATCTGCGGCCCTGCAAGTATTATCCGGAGAGTGCTCGCGATCTGATTAAGCGCTACTACTCCTTCAAGGTGAAGCACTCTGATGTGTACAATAACCTGAGGCCGTCGAACGAGGCCAACATTTTCAAGCACAATATACTCACCGTCTTTCCCAATCGAGATCAATGTGGGCGACATATTTTGGTTCTGGAACTGGGCAAACTCTGGAAGCACAAGCAGGTCACCCTGGACGAGGTCTTCAAGGGCGCCGTTCTCTTCCTGGAGGCGGCCATGCTGGAACCGGAGACTCAGATCTGCGGTGCAGTGGTGATCTTCGACATGGATGGCCTGAGTCTCCAGCAGACCTGGCAATTCACTCCGCCCTTTGCCAAGCGCATTGTGGACTGGCTGCAGGACTCGGTGCCACTGAGGATCAAGGCCATTCACATTGTGAACCAGCCGAAGATCTTCCAGGTGGTCTTCGCTCTGTTCAAGCCCTTCCTCAAGGAGAAGCTGCGCAGCAGGATCATATTCCACGGCACCGATCGCGAGTCCCTGCACAAGTACATGTCGCCCAAGTGCCTGCCGGCGGCCTACGGAGGATTCCGGGAGGCCAGTCGCATCGACAGTGATCAGTGGTACGTGTTGCTGCTCAAATGCGACGGCGAGTTCGACACCATCAACTCGTATGGCTACAAGAAGAAGTGA